In a genomic window of Sporohalobacter salinus:
- a CDS encoding Tex family protein, producing MNQISKELAIDLDLTAKQVKNTIELLDEGNTIPFIARYRKEVTGDLDETKLRELNERLEYLRNLAERKEKVIELIDDQDKLTSKLEEKIRQASKLQTVEDLYRPYRQKRKTRATKAKDKGLEPLAKQFLAQELENGSVKELATDYLNPEKELTEVEEVLQGARDIIAEYAADQPEVRQKARKLTFTRGSIISEVKEDEEDNYRDYHDYQEKIKGISPHQTLAINRGEDEDVLQVKVKAPDEDIIREIKRNIIKNQDTIFLEEIEEAIEDGYQRLVAPAIAREVRNKLTEEAEEHAINIFADNLRTLLLQPPVRDKRVLGIDPGFRTGSKVAAVDEIGNLLTTATIYPHPPQKKVIEAKQLLKEVIKDYDIDLIAIGNGTACRETEELVADIINDFELDVQYVIVNEAGASIYSASEVAQNEFPNLDVSLRGTISIARRLQDPLAELVKIEPKHLGVGMYQHDLNQGELNEALETVVESVVNYVGVNLNTASSSLLKYVAGVNTTVADNIVQWREENGKFSSRDELKDVYGIGPKTFTQAAGFLRIYNGEDKLAATAIHPESYSVAKDLLKKVRVKLDDLKFGQNQELKESLNNLDFEELVDKLEVGLPTLLDIKEDLVKPGRDPREEMPKPIFKQKVMNWEDLKEGMILQGEVRNVVDFGAFIDIGVKEDGLVHISELSSEYVEDPLEIVKVGDVVKVKILEIDSARKRIALTMNF from the coding sequence ATGAATCAGATAAGTAAAGAGTTAGCGATTGATTTAGATTTAACAGCTAAACAAGTAAAGAATACAATAGAACTTTTGGATGAAGGAAATACAATTCCCTTTATTGCTAGATATAGAAAAGAAGTAACTGGTGATTTAGATGAAACAAAACTTAGAGAATTGAATGAAAGATTGGAATATTTACGTAACTTAGCTGAAAGAAAAGAAAAGGTTATTGAATTAATAGATGATCAGGATAAATTGACATCTAAATTAGAAGAAAAAATAAGACAAGCTTCTAAATTACAGACAGTAGAGGATCTTTATCGTCCATATCGACAGAAGAGAAAAACGAGAGCCACAAAGGCAAAAGATAAAGGATTGGAGCCTTTAGCAAAACAGTTTTTGGCCCAAGAATTAGAGAATGGTTCAGTTAAAGAACTAGCTACTGATTACTTAAATCCTGAAAAAGAATTAACAGAAGTAGAAGAGGTATTGCAAGGAGCAAGAGATATAATTGCTGAATATGCAGCTGATCAGCCAGAGGTGCGACAAAAAGCTAGAAAATTGACTTTTACTAGAGGGAGTATTATTTCAGAAGTTAAAGAAGATGAAGAAGATAATTATCGAGATTATCATGACTATCAAGAAAAGATAAAAGGAATTTCTCCTCATCAGACATTAGCTATAAATCGAGGAGAAGACGAAGATGTGCTGCAGGTTAAAGTTAAAGCTCCGGATGAAGATATTATTAGAGAAATTAAAAGAAATATAATTAAAAATCAAGATACTATTTTCTTAGAAGAGATTGAAGAAGCAATTGAAGATGGTTATCAGAGATTAGTTGCTCCAGCTATAGCTAGAGAAGTAAGAAATAAATTAACTGAAGAGGCTGAGGAACATGCTATTAATATATTTGCTGATAATCTTAGGACTCTTCTTCTACAACCGCCAGTAAGAGATAAAAGAGTTTTAGGTATTGATCCTGGATTTAGAACCGGTTCGAAAGTAGCGGCTGTTGATGAGATAGGAAACTTGTTAACAACAGCTACTATTTATCCTCATCCTCCGCAAAAGAAAGTAATTGAAGCTAAGCAGTTACTTAAAGAAGTAATAAAAGATTACGATATTGATTTAATTGCTATTGGTAACGGAACGGCTTGTAGAGAAACTGAAGAATTAGTGGCAGATATTATTAATGATTTTGAATTAGACGTGCAGTATGTAATTGTCAATGAAGCAGGTGCTTCAATTTATTCAGCTTCTGAGGTAGCACAGAATGAGTTTCCTAATTTAGATGTTTCGCTGCGAGGAACGATTTCTATAGCAAGAAGGCTTCAGGATCCATTGGCTGAATTAGTAAAGATTGAACCTAAACATTTAGGGGTAGGCATGTATCAACATGATCTTAATCAAGGAGAATTGAATGAAGCTTTAGAAACAGTAGTTGAATCTGTAGTAAATTATGTTGGAGTTAATTTAAATACTGCTTCCTCTTCTCTATTGAAATATGTAGCAGGAGTTAATACGACAGTAGCTGATAATATAGTTCAGTGGAGAGAAGAAAACGGGAAGTTTAGCAGCAGAGATGAGTTAAAAGATGTTTATGGAATTGGACCTAAAACATTTACTCAGGCAGCAGGATTTTTGCGGATTTATAATGGAGAAGATAAATTGGCAGCTACAGCAATTCATCCAGAATCTTATTCTGTAGCTAAAGATTTATTAAAGAAAGTTAGGGTTAAGTTAGATGATTTAAAATTTGGTCAAAACCAGGAGTTGAAAGAAAGCTTAAATAATCTGGATTTTGAAGAATTAGTAGATAAGTTAGAGGTAGGACTTCCTACTTTATTAGATATTAAAGAAGACTTAGTTAAGCCAGGTAGGGACCCAAGAGAAGAAATGCCTAAACCGATATTTAAACAGAAAGTTATGAATTGGGAAGATCTAAAGGAAGGCATGATTCTGCAAGGAGAGGTACGAAATGTAGTTGATTTTGGTGCCTTTATAGACATTGGTGTTAAAGAGGATGGATTAGTACATATTTCTGAATTAAGTTCAGAATATGTTGAAGATCCTTTAGAAATAGTAAAGGTAGGTGATGTGGTTAAAGTTAAAATTTTAGAGATTGATTCAGCTAGAAAACGAATAGCACTGACAATGAATTTTTAA
- a CDS encoding FtsB family cell division protein, whose translation MPNKKIINFIKKIVASKKFILIVLIILISAVYSFFRVSSRVKNMKERLNNLEAQSESLDREVKVLDKKLEHVNSKEFVKEIARKELGLIEPGETLYIVVDEKVGGRKNESDK comes from the coding sequence ATGCCAAATAAAAAAATAATTAACTTTATTAAGAAGATAGTAGCTTCCAAAAAGTTTATATTAATTGTATTAATTATATTAATTAGTGCTGTTTATAGTTTTTTTCGTGTTAGTTCTAGAGTTAAAAATATGAAAGAGAGACTAAATAACTTGGAGGCCCAATCTGAGAGTTTAGATAGAGAAGTTAAAGTTTTAGATAAAAAATTAGAGCATGTTAATTCAAAAGAATTTGTAAAAGAGATCGCTAGAAAAGAATTAGGATTAATAGAGCCTGGTGAAACGCTCTATATAGTAGTTGATGAAAAAGTTGGAGGTCGGAAGAATGAATCAGATAAGTAA
- the yabQ gene encoding spore cortex biosynthesis protein YabQ, with protein MVSLEMQIKTFIYMMILGHCLAIIFDFYRVIRGFGYINDIVTMVIDFIFALMGAGAVFFILLKSNFGQIRFYIFIGLALGIIIYHQLFSNLVIKVIRIILDVIIKIIMKVINLIIKVFRLIKYFFIKLKKLAAKLKFYS; from the coding sequence ATGGTTTCATTAGAAATGCAGATAAAAACTTTTATATATATGATGATTTTAGGCCATTGTTTAGCCATTATATTTGACTTTTATCGGGTGATAAGAGGGTTTGGTTATATAAATGATATAGTTACTATGGTAATTGACTTTATCTTTGCTTTAATGGGGGCTGGAGCAGTTTTTTTTATTTTACTTAAAAGTAATTTTGGACAGATAAGATTCTATATTTTTATAGGATTAGCTTTAGGGATTATAATTTATCATCAATTATTTAGTAATTTAGTAATAAAAGTAATTAGAATAATCTTAGATGTTATTATTAAAATAATAATGAAGGTAATAAATCTAATTATAAAAGTATTTAGATTAATTAAATATTTCTTTATCAAGTTGAAAAAGTTAGCTGCTAAATTGAAATTTTATAGTTGA
- the yabP gene encoding sporulation protein YabP has protein sequence MSKHRIKLDDRELMEVSGVLEVINFSEEQVSLDTELGPLLILGEDLNIQQLNLDNGELVVDGYISGLDYSQDSNNGGVFSNLFK, from the coding sequence ATGAGTAAACATCGAATTAAGCTTGATGATAGAGAGCTAATGGAGGTTAGTGGAGTATTGGAAGTTATTAATTTTAGCGAAGAACAGGTATCCTTAGATACGGAATTAGGACCACTACTTATTCTAGGAGAAGATTTAAATATACAGCAGTTAAATTTAGATAATGGAGAGTTAGTAGTGGATGGCTATATTAGTGGTTTAGATTATTCTCAGGACAGTAATAATGGTGGAGTTTTTAGTAACTTATTTAAGTAA
- a CDS encoding SpoIID/LytB domain-containing protein has translation MNFLRQLKLKHLLILILLIAMIVFGSSCTQQQKQEAEKIDEPTIKVVTENGDTKQLNMEEYVAGVVAGEMKADWPQKAYGAQAIIARTFALKLLKDKGTNKISGEHEKAQAYRSQNITDKIKKAVDETRGEVVTYQQEYIKGWFHSSAGGQTTSAKVGLAYDKPEPGYITSVKSPDQHAPDDVKSWAVTFPQNAILNVLKEVKGAKASKVKNITIADKDKTGRAIDLTIDYENGSKNIKAANFRNSIGPDKLKSTMIENVKKSGNKFVFEGSGYGHGVGMSQWGAYALAKEGKSSEEIIKHYFKDIEIIKKWN, from the coding sequence ATGAATTTTTTACGACAATTAAAGTTAAAACATTTATTAATCTTAATCTTGCTTATAGCTATGATAGTATTTGGTAGTAGTTGTACTCAACAACAGAAGCAGGAAGCAGAAAAGATAGATGAACCTACTATTAAAGTAGTTACAGAGAATGGAGATACTAAACAGTTAAATATGGAAGAGTATGTAGCTGGAGTGGTAGCTGGAGAAATGAAGGCTGATTGGCCACAGAAGGCTTATGGTGCTCAAGCAATAATTGCTCGAACTTTTGCTTTAAAATTACTAAAAGATAAAGGCACTAATAAGATTAGTGGAGAACACGAAAAAGCTCAAGCTTATAGATCACAGAATATTACTGATAAAATTAAAAAGGCAGTAGATGAAACAAGAGGCGAAGTAGTTACTTATCAGCAAGAATACATCAAAGGCTGGTTTCATTCAAGCGCTGGGGGACAGACAACTAGTGCAAAAGTCGGGCTGGCCTATGACAAGCCTGAGCCAGGATATATTACTAGTGTAAAATCCCCTGATCAACATGCACCTGATGATGTGAAGTCTTGGGCGGTTACTTTTCCTCAGAATGCTATTCTAAATGTATTAAAAGAGGTTAAAGGGGCTAAAGCAAGCAAAGTAAAGAATATAACTATAGCTGATAAAGATAAGACTGGACGTGCTATTGATCTGACAATAGATTATGAAAACGGTAGCAAAAATATCAAAGCTGCAAATTTTAGAAATTCTATTGGACCAGATAAGTTAAAATCAACTATGATAGAAAATGTTAAAAAATCAGGTAACAAGTTTGTCTTTGAAGGAAGTGGTTATGGGCATGGTGTTGGTATGAGTCAATGGGGAGCATATGCTTTAGCTAAAGAAGGAAAGAGTTCTGAAGAGATTATTAAGCATTACTTTAAAGATATTGAGATAATAAAGAAGTGGAATTAA
- a CDS encoding D-alanyl-D-alanine carboxypeptidase family protein, giving the protein MRNLNKSLTVVITLVLSSLLVFANPALAAFDVEAESAILMEADTGQVLFTKNVNEELPPASITKVMTLLLAMEAVDSGQISLNDMVITSEFASSMGGSQIYLSHKEKMKVKTLLESIAIASANDACVAIGEYVGGTEESFVDMMNKKADELGLKHTHFTNSTGLPTNKGDHYSSAHDIAIMSRELINNHPKVLDWTNIWIDEIRNGEFTLYNTNGLINYYPGADGLKTGWTDEAGYSLSATAKRDGMRLISVVMKTKSKEARIEESAKLLSYGFSRFDVKKVVKQGEKVGEIEIKQGQKLKAKVEAVEDLKVVLHSSDKDLERKIKLDKEVVAPIKKGEVVGKLIVKQNDENLRSVDLAAAEDVKQASLLTKLWRAIKDFVLGFFG; this is encoded by the coding sequence ATGAGAAATCTAAATAAAAGTTTAACAGTTGTGATTACTTTAGTATTAAGCAGTCTTTTAGTTTTTGCAAATCCTGCTTTGGCAGCTTTTGATGTAGAGGCTGAATCAGCAATTTTAATGGAAGCAGATACAGGACAAGTTTTATTTACTAAGAATGTTAACGAGGAGTTACCTCCAGCCAGTATAACTAAGGTGATGACTCTTCTTTTGGCTATGGAAGCTGTAGATTCTGGACAGATAAGTTTAAATGATATGGTAATAACTAGTGAATTTGCTTCTTCTATGGGTGGTTCGCAAATATATTTATCTCATAAAGAGAAGATGAAAGTAAAGACACTTTTGGAGTCAATAGCTATTGCTTCAGCTAATGATGCTTGTGTCGCTATTGGAGAATATGTAGGTGGAACTGAAGAAAGCTTTGTTGATATGATGAATAAAAAGGCTGATGAATTGGGATTAAAACATACTCACTTTACTAATAGTACAGGTCTTCCTACTAATAAAGGTGACCATTATAGTAGTGCTCACGATATAGCTATTATGTCTAGAGAATTAATTAATAATCATCCTAAAGTCCTAGATTGGACGAATATATGGATAGATGAGATTCGAAATGGAGAGTTTACTCTCTATAATACTAATGGCTTAATTAATTATTATCCAGGAGCTGATGGTTTAAAGACTGGTTGGACAGATGAAGCTGGTTATAGTTTATCAGCTACAGCTAAGAGAGATGGTATGAGATTGATTTCAGTTGTAATGAAGACTAAAAGTAAAGAGGCTAGAATAGAAGAATCAGCTAAATTACTTAGCTATGGTTTTAGTCGATTTGACGTAAAAAAAGTGGTCAAGCAAGGCGAAAAGGTCGGAGAAATAGAAATTAAACAAGGACAAAAGTTAAAGGCTAAAGTAGAAGCGGTTGAAGATTTAAAAGTTGTACTGCACTCTAGCGATAAGGATTTAGAACGTAAAATTAAATTAGATAAAGAAGTAGTAGCTCCAATTAAGAAAGGTGAGGTAGTAGGGAAATTAATTGTTAAGCAGAATGATGAGAATTTAAGAAGTGTTGATTTAGCTGCAGCTGAAGATGTTAAACAAGCATCTCTTTTAACTAAGCTATGGCGGGCAATTAAAGATTTTGTATTAGGTTTCTTTGGATAG
- the mazG gene encoding nucleoside triphosphate pyrophosphohydrolase, with protein sequence MLESELGRLKIIGLGPKGINNLTLQAYRKLKQVDKLFVRTDKHSVISYLEKEEGIDFITFDELLICDYDFDQLVDEIFKQLQDNLDKNIDIGYAVPGNPLVGDKLINELLVKLSNERIEVIPGIDSLQLLKNNLELDSNSVQVIDSFGFKSEEIDVEKDLVITNISNQKTVFQLKKELLEIYPPDHSIQVIESGVNYTIKNSKFLLCNLDDLEDIEELINFYIPALTERLDIGLDKLGSLKTLVKVVAKLRSPEGCPWDLEQTHLSLRPHLIEETYEVLERIDLNDTAGLCEELGDLLLHVVFHAQLANEKDDFNIEDVIRSISEKMIRRHPHVFGAKDLDTSDEVIEEWEAIKATEKKSEETKESILDITRGLPALMEAQQIQSKAAKVGFDWKKIEGAVDKLKEELEEFEEALIADQKDRVREELGDLLFAIVNVGRFLDLDLELVLHDASCKFKNRFRYIEEKTINDELNKMSLNELEELWQKAKIKLEEEKINEKSK encoded by the coding sequence ATGTTAGAATCAGAGTTAGGAAGATTAAAGATAATAGGTTTAGGTCCGAAAGGCATTAATAATTTAACGCTACAGGCTTATCGAAAATTAAAGCAAGTAGACAAGCTTTTTGTGAGAACAGATAAACATTCTGTTATTTCTTATTTAGAGAAAGAGGAAGGAATAGATTTTATAACCTTTGATGAATTATTAATATGTGATTATGATTTTGATCAGCTAGTTGATGAAATTTTTAAACAGCTTCAAGATAATTTAGATAAGAATATCGACATAGGTTATGCTGTTCCCGGGAACCCTTTAGTAGGGGATAAGTTAATTAATGAATTATTGGTTAAATTGTCTAATGAAAGAATAGAAGTTATACCAGGAATAGATTCTTTACAATTGTTGAAGAATAATTTGGAACTAGATTCTAATTCAGTTCAAGTTATAGATAGTTTTGGATTTAAATCTGAAGAAATAGATGTTGAAAAAGATTTAGTTATAACTAATATCTCTAATCAAAAAACAGTTTTTCAATTGAAAAAAGAACTATTAGAAATTTATCCGCCTGATCACTCTATTCAGGTAATTGAAAGCGGAGTAAACTATACAATAAAAAACAGTAAATTTTTACTTTGTAATTTAGACGATCTAGAAGATATTGAAGAGTTAATTAATTTCTATATTCCGGCTTTAACAGAAAGATTAGATATAGGTTTGGATAAGCTAGGAAGTTTAAAGACTTTAGTTAAAGTAGTGGCTAAGTTAAGGAGTCCTGAGGGATGTCCTTGGGATTTAGAACAGACTCATCTTTCTTTACGTCCACATTTGATTGAAGAAACCTATGAAGTCTTAGAGCGTATAGATCTTAATGATACTGCTGGATTGTGTGAAGAACTAGGTGATTTATTATTGCATGTTGTCTTTCATGCTCAATTAGCAAATGAAAAAGATGATTTCAATATAGAAGATGTAATTAGAAGTATTTCAGAAAAGATGATTAGGCGCCATCCGCATGTTTTTGGTGCTAAAGATTTAGACACATCAGATGAAGTAATAGAGGAATGGGAAGCAATAAAGGCAACAGAAAAGAAAAGTGAAGAAACGAAAGAATCTATTCTAGATATTACTAGAGGACTTCCGGCCTTAATGGAAGCTCAGCAGATACAGTCTAAAGCAGCTAAAGTCGGGTTTGATTGGAAGAAGATAGAAGGTGCAGTTGATAAATTAAAAGAAGAACTAGAGGAGTTTGAGGAAGCCTTAATAGCTGATCAGAAGGATAGAGTTAGAGAAGAGTTAGGAGATTTACTTTTTGCTATTGTCAATGTTGGAAGATTTCTGGATTTAGATTTAGAATTGGTTTTACATGATGCTTCTTGTAAGTTTAAAAATAGATTTAGGTATATTGAGGAAAAGACTATAAATGATGAATTGAATAAGATGTCATTAAATGAATTAGAAGAATTATGGCAGAAAGCTAAAATTAAGTTAGAGGAGGAGAAGATTAATGAGAAATCTAAATAA
- the spoVB gene encoding stage V sporulation protein B — MAENKKQGFLQGALILTLAAFISKAMGLVYRILLTRLIGEQGIGLYQMAYPIYTIILVISRSGIPVAISKLVAEKVAEDNRKSAYRIFRIALSISFILGLLFSAGLILMAQPLAQNILRDSRAFYSVLAIAPAVFFVSIMASYRGFFQGLQTMTPTAISQVVEQLVRMSTMLLLAYLLLSKGIKFAAAGAAFGAVTGAIAGLTVLLYIYYKNKQEVDEFALSGPGDKLPVHKILQRLTSLAIPVTLGALVLPLMQFIDATFIPWRLQVAGLSVSEATGQYGNFAGMAMVLVNFPTIITVSLAASLVPAISEAFSLGEDRLIKLRTQSALRLTIFICLPAAVGLFLLATPLSEMLFDQPEAGIPLRYVSWGVIFVCLQQTTSSILQGIGKTTIPARNLFLGGALNALLNYFLTAIPSIGIRGAAVATASGFCLAAFLNLLFIARLIGYDYNYRDMLLKPIMAVGVMSLLVRVTYRQVLALIQNNTLATLGAVIVGAVIYSLVLLITGAVKEKDVKLIPKIGNRLANILLKFGLVRG; from the coding sequence ATGGCTGAAAATAAAAAACAAGGCTTTTTACAGGGAGCTTTGATTTTAACATTAGCAGCCTTCATTAGTAAAGCAATGGGGCTGGTTTATCGTATTCTATTAACCCGTTTAATTGGGGAACAGGGAATCGGACTTTATCAGATGGCTTATCCAATTTATACAATTATTTTAGTAATTTCTAGATCAGGGATTCCCGTAGCAATTTCTAAATTAGTGGCTGAAAAGGTAGCAGAAGACAATCGTAAAAGTGCATATAGAATATTCCGTATAGCTTTAAGTATTAGTTTTATTTTGGGGTTATTATTTTCGGCAGGTTTAATTCTTATGGCTCAACCTCTGGCGCAGAATATATTACGAGATTCAAGGGCTTTTTATTCTGTATTGGCTATTGCTCCAGCTGTCTTTTTTGTTTCAATAATGGCTTCTTATCGCGGCTTTTTTCAAGGGTTACAGACTATGACACCAACAGCTATTTCGCAGGTAGTAGAGCAATTAGTACGAATGAGTACTATGTTACTTTTGGCTTACTTGTTGTTATCTAAAGGTATTAAGTTTGCTGCTGCCGGTGCAGCTTTTGGTGCAGTGACCGGTGCAATTGCTGGTTTGACGGTATTGCTTTATATTTATTATAAAAACAAGCAAGAGGTAGATGAATTTGCTTTAAGTGGGCCTGGTGATAAATTACCGGTACATAAGATATTACAGCGGTTAACTTCTTTAGCTATTCCAGTTACACTAGGAGCTTTAGTACTACCATTAATGCAGTTTATTGATGCTACTTTTATTCCCTGGCGTCTACAAGTAGCAGGTCTTAGCGTGTCAGAAGCAACTGGTCAATATGGTAACTTTGCTGGAATGGCTATGGTATTAGTTAATTTTCCAACTATCATTACTGTTTCATTAGCAGCTAGTTTAGTGCCAGCAATTTCAGAAGCTTTTTCTTTAGGAGAAGATAGATTAATAAAGCTTAGAACTCAATCTGCTTTGAGATTGACTATTTTTATTTGTTTACCAGCAGCAGTTGGACTCTTTTTATTGGCGACCCCACTTAGTGAGATGTTATTTGATCAACCTGAAGCTGGGATTCCTCTTCGTTATGTATCTTGGGGAGTTATATTTGTTTGTTTACAGCAGACTACTTCTAGTATATTACAGGGGATTGGCAAGACAACTATTCCAGCCCGGAATTTATTTTTAGGAGGAGCTTTAAATGCTTTATTGAATTATTTTCTAACAGCCATTCCCAGCATAGGAATCAGAGGTGCGGCTGTAGCTACTGCTTCTGGTTTCTGCTTAGCTGCTTTTTTAAATTTGTTGTTTATTGCACGATTAATTGGTTACGATTATAACTACCGTGATATGTTATTAAAACCAATTATGGCTGTAGGAGTTATGAGTCTGTTAGTAAGGGTTACTTATAGACAGGTATTAGCATTGATACAGAATAATACTTTAGCTACTTTAGGAGCAGTTATCGTAGGAGCAGTGATTTATAGTTTAGTTCTGTTAATAACAGGTGCAGTTAAAGAGAAGGATGTTAAATTAATTCCTAAAATCGGAAATAGATTGGCTAATATTTTGCTTAAATTTGGATTAGTGAGGGGATAG
- the spoVT gene encoding stage V sporulation protein T produces the protein MKATGIVRRIDDLGRVVIPKEIRRTMRIGEGEPLEIFVDRDGEVILKKYSPLGQLNEFAEEYVDSLHEVTGYIACVLDRDVVVAVAGAPDKKFLDKPVSQAVEEVMDKQETVIIDDPEVDSFCKGCHKDDEDCQFSAQVLAPVISSEGKSIGAVVLSSQEPDDTMGDLEVKLVNTAAGFLARQMEN, from the coding sequence ATGAAAGCTACAGGAATAGTTAGACGGATTGATGATTTAGGACGTGTAGTTATTCCTAAAGAGATTCGAAGAACTATGCGGATTGGAGAAGGTGAACCATTAGAGATATTTGTTGACAGAGATGGAGAGGTTATTTTAAAGAAATATTCTCCTTTAGGACAGTTAAATGAATTCGCTGAGGAATATGTTGATTCTTTACATGAAGTTACTGGGTATATAGCCTGTGTTTTAGATCGGGATGTAGTAGTCGCAGTTGCTGGTGCTCCTGATAAGAAATTTTTGGATAAACCAGTTAGTCAGGCTGTTGAAGAGGTAATGGATAAACAGGAGACAGTAATTATTGATGATCCTGAAGTTGATTCTTTTTGCAAAGGATGTCATAAGGATGATGAAGATTGTCAATTTAGTGCTCAGGTTTTAGCGCCAGTTATTTCTTCAGAAGGGAAGTCCATTGGTGCTGTTGTTTTAAGTTCTCAAGAGCCTGACGATACTATGGGAGATTTAGAAGTTAAATTAGTAAATACAGCAGCTGGTTTTTTAGCCAGACAGATGGAGAATTAA